The following is a genomic window from Alphaproteobacteria bacterium LSUCC0396.
CAAGTGCCCGTTTTATGACCCGCCGCATGACCGGTAGGTACATAAGACGACTTATCAAGGCTGATTGCGATGTTATCGCTGATCTTGAGGCCAGCCTGTTTGCAACTGCGCTTGATCAGCCGCGTCTCCATGCGTTGCTGAAAAATCCAGTTTTCTACGGCCTTGTTACGGTCGCACCCAAAGATGACACGCCCAAAGATAAAACGCCCAACTTTGCAAATGCGGCATTAGCTGACAAGCATCGCACCCGTTCCCATCTTACCGGTTATATTCTGGCCACGATCATCGCGGATGAAGCCGAGATCATATCAATTGCGGTTGATCCATATCATCAGGGGCGCGGTATTGCCGGCGATTTGTTACTGCAGTTTATGACGCATTGCCGGACTTTTGATGTGGCTGTGATTACACTTGAGGTAGCAGCCGATAATCTGCCCGCACTTGGGCTTTATCGCCAGCATGGTTTCGCCGAATTTGGCCTTCGCAAGGACTATTATCGGCATGGCAATCAGAAAACCGACGCCATTATGATGAAGTGTCGCATAACCGAGGCTTTTTCTTGACCATCTTTGCTTCCAGGCGGTACAAGGGGAATTGGATTCGCACTGCTGAAATGTGACAACGCGCTCTTGACCAAAAAACTCTTTATCAAAACCTACGGCTGTCAGATGAATGTTTATGATTCTGACCGTATGGCTGATGTTCTCGCACCGCTTGGTTATGCGCCAACCGATATGGTTGATGGCGCTGATATGGTGATTCTCAACACCTGCCACATTCGTGAAAAAGCATCGGAAAAAGTATTTTCCGAACTTGGCCGGTTGCGCCATTTAAAGGAACGTATGGCTGATCAGCAAGGCCGAAAAATGACAATTGCTGTTGCCGGATGCGTGGCTCAGGCCGAAGGCGAAGAGATTACCCGCCGCGCCCCATGGGTTGATATTGTTGTCGGGCCGCAAACCTATCACCGCTTGCCTGAATTGGTTGGTCAGCTTGATCCATCTAGCCGCAATCGGATTATTGATACTGATTTCCCCGAGGAAGTAAAATTCGACTTTTTGCCCGGTGAGCATGCGCCGCGCGGCCCTGCAGCTTTCCTTAGTGTTCAGGAAGGCTGTAATAAGTTTTGCGCTTTTTGTGTTGTGCCTTACACGCGCGGTGCCGAGTTTTCGCGTCCGGTTAAAACCGTTCTTGAAGAAGCCAAACGGCTGGTTGCCAGCGGGACGCGTGAGCTGACGCTTCTTGGGCAAAATGTGAACGCCTATCATGGCGCGCATGACAATGGTAAAGACTGGAGTCTTGGCCGATTGATCCGGGCACTGGCCGAGGTCGATGGGCTTGAGCGGATTCGCTATACAACCTCGCATCCGCTGGATATGGATGACGAATTGATCGCGGCGCATGGCGATGTACCACAATTGATGCCGTATCTGCATTTACCAATTCAGTCAGGATCAAATCATATTCTGCAGGAAATGAACCGTCGGCACACCAGCGATGTGTATTTGGCAGTGATCGACAAGCTGCGCAACGTTCGGCCTGATATTGCCATGTCGGGTGACTTTATCGTTGGTTTTCCGGGTGAAAGTGACGCTGATTTTGCCGAAACATTGGCGCTTGTCAGCAAGGTTGGCTATGCGTCTGCCTATTCGTTTAAATATAGCCCGCGCCCGGGAACACCGGCGGCTAATGCCGATGTTCAGGTCGAAGAAGCGGTAAAGTCGGAACGGCTTGAGAGCCTGCAGCAATTGCTAAATGCGCAACAATTTGCCTTCAATAAATCGACTGAAGGCCGTGTTGTTGATGTGCTTGTCGAGCGCGCTGGCGGCCGTGATGGCCAAATGGCCGGCCGCAGCCCCTATATGCAGGCGGTGAATTTCATCGGGACTGCTGATCAGATTGGCCAGATTGTTCCCTGCCGCCTGTCGGCAGCGCGCCAGAACAGCATGACTGGCCAGATCGTCAATTTGAAGGGGGCGGCGTGAACGCGGCAAAGGCCAATAGCATCCGTATGGAATTCGAGGATAATAGCGTTCTGGCGCTTTTGTCAGGTGAACATAACCAGCATCTGGCACATATCGAAAAAACATTGGATGTCACGCTCGATTCCTTTGGTAATAGCATCAAAATCTCGGGTAGCGGCAAAGCGAGCAAAACCGCCCGCGCGGTGATCGAGGGTCTGTATCGCCGGATCGCCGGGGGTAAACATGTCGACATTGATAAATCCATGGTTGATGATGCGCTGCGTTGGGCAGTGAACGGGCATCAGGCCGAGGCGGTGACGGCCGGTGAGTCGTTTGAAACCTGGAAAAAGAAGATCGTTGCCAAGACAAAAGGCCAGAACGATTACCTGAAATTATTGCGCAGTAATGAAGTGGTGTTTGGCCTTGGCCCGGCTGGAACCGGCAAAACTTATATGGCGGTGGCGCGGGCTGTAGAGGCGCTGAAAAAGCGTGAGGTTGAACGTATTATTCTGTCGCGGCCGGCTGTTGAGGCTGGTGAACGTCTTGGCTTTTTGCCCGGTGACATGAAGGAAAAGGTCGATCCCTATTTGCGGCCGCTTTATGACGCGCTTTATGACATGATGCCAGCCGATAAGGTTGATCGGATGCTGGCAAGCGGCGAAATTGAAATTGCCCCGCTGGCCTTTATGCGCGGGCGGACACTGACCGCCGCCCACGTGATTATTGACGAGGCGCAAAATACCACGCCGGTACAAATGAAAATGGTTTTGACTCGCCTTGGACAAGATTCGCATATGGTGATTACCGGCGATCTAAGCCAGATTGACCTGCCGGCGGGCCAGCCTTCTGGTCTTGGCGAGGCAGTGTCACTTCTTGATAATATCAAGGGTGTTGGCATTATCCACCTATCTGGCGAAGACGTTGTTCGCCATCCGGTGGTCGCGCGTATCTTGCAGGCTTATGAGGCTGGACAAAAGCGGCAGAATACGTCCAAATAGAGAGCCAACATTCACGCCAAAACTGGCGGGATGTTTATTAAGGAATGAAAATAGCTCATGACGAGTGAAATGAATAAAGACGACAGCGCTCTGGAACCTGACAGTCCGGAGGGTGATCAATTTTTGAGTGACGAATGGGAATCTGATGATGGCGCGCTGATTGAGGTGAGCATCGATCCCTCTAGCTGGCACAGTCCCCTTATTAACGATTTGAAACATCGCGGACCGGTGATGCTTGATCATATCGCATCACATCTATCGCTTGATCCGCCATTGGTCAGCCTCTTGCTGTGCAGTGATGATGATATGCGGTCGATGAATTATCAGCATCGCGGCTTTGACAGGACCACCAATGTGCTGTCTTTTCCGGCTGGCGATGATTTTGTTGCACCAGATGATGCGCCGGATATGGAAAGCGGCCTTGGCGATATTGCGATTGCTGGTGAGACAGTAATGCGTGAGGCCGCCGAGGCGGGTATTCCGGCAGGTGATCATTTGCTGCATCTATTCACCCATGGTGTTCTGCATTTGCTTGGATATGATCATATTGAAACGGCAATGGCTGATGAAATGGAAGGGCTGGAAATCGTCCTGCTTGGTCAGATGAAAGTCGCCAATCCCTATCCTGAAGATGGGTTGCTTCTTGGCACGCGGGAGGCTGGATAATGGCACCATTTCTTGGCAAGTTTTTTCCAGCCTTTGCACGGACGTCATCCCGCCGCGAAGAATTAACCGAACTGCTGCAAGAATCGCTTGATGATAAGACCAGCTTTGATAGCCATGAAGGCACGCTGCTGAAAAATTTTCTGGGGCTTCGTGACATTACTGCGGCTGATGTGATGATCCCGCGTGCCGATATTGTTTCGGTGGCATTGGCTGACGGGTTTGATGATATCATCCGGCAAATGAGTGACGCCAACCACAGCCGTGTACCGGTTTACCGTGACACATTGGACGATGTTGCTGGTATTATCCATATCAAGGATTTGTTTGCGCATCTTCGCAACGGCCATACGCCCGCTGTTGAAAGCCTGTTGCGGCCAGCCTTGTTTATCTCACCAACAATTCGGCTGCTTGATCTGCTGCATGAAATGCGTCTTCGCCGCCGTCATCTGGCATTGGTTGTTGATGAATTTGGCGGGGTTGACGGCCTGATCACGATCGAGGATCTGGTTGAAGAAATTGTCGGTGAAATCGAAGATGAACATGACGAAACGACGCAATTGCGGTTTGACCAAAAGGGTGATGGTACTGCCATTGCGGATGCGCGTTTAGAGGTTGAAATACTAGAAGCGATTACCGGTCCCTTGCTGGATGATGATGAGCGTGATGAAATAGATACGCTTGGCGGTTTGGTATGTGCGCATGCGGGCCGTGTCCCGGGTCGGGGCGAGGTTGTCCGGCATCGTGGTGGGTTGCAGTTTGAAATCTTAGAGGGCGATCCGCGCCGTATAACATTGTTGAAACTTCGTGGATTACCGCGTGTCAAAGCCAGCATCGCAAAACAAGAATAGGCGCCAACGCCGTCTGTTTTTTGGGCAGTTTCTTGCCGGTGCATTTGCCAGCCTTTCCCTGCCGCCGTTATTTTTAATACCAGCAATCTTTGCCCTATCAATCCCGCTGCGTGCCTATTTGAAGGCGGAAAGCCGCCGTGAGGCGATGATGATTTTCGGCGCGGCTGGCTTGGGCTGGTTTTTGGCATCAACCTATTGGGTTGCGCATTCGCTTATTGTCGAGACAGCGTCGCTATGGTTTGTCGCGCCGTTCATGGCATTGGCATTGGCGCTGATTTTGGCATCATTCTGGGCCGTTGCCGCAGCTGTTGCATGGTCGTTTGGTAGTTTGCCGGTGGCGCGTTTGTTTTGGTTTGTCGCGATGTTTGGTCTCGCTGAATGGAGCCGCGGATTTATCGCAACTGGGTTTCCGTGGAACCTGACCGGAGGTGTGTTTGCATTTGACCCTGCCGGCCTGCAAGCTGCCAGTGTCATTGGCATTTATGGGCTATCTGTCATTGCCCTGCTTTTTGCGCTGGTGCCGGCTTTTTGGGTGCTGGGCAGCCGGCGCCTTGCGGCAATATTTCTGATTTTGCCATTGATTATGACGGCGCTTGGTGTGGCGCGCCTTGCCACTGCGCCGATAAATAATCAGCCCTCAATGCCCATCGTGAGGCTTGTTCAGCCAGCAATTGCACAAGCCGATAAATGGAACCCGGCTATGCGGCAGGCGCATCTGGATCGGTTGGTCACTCTGTCACGCGAGGGGCAGTCGGTTCCACAACTGGTAATCTGGCCCGAGACAGCGTTTGTCGGGCTGGCAGATCGCAATGAGGCATTGCTGAAAACGACCATCGCCGGCGCGATTGACAAGGGTGCAACGCTCATCACCGGCATCCCCCGATTCGGGCGCAATGGCCGTTTGTTAAATTCGGTAATGATGTTTGATCATGATGCGGCAATAAAGGGCATTTATGACAAGCGCCATCTGGTTCCGTTTGGTGAATATATGCCGTTCCGGAAATGGTTGAGCTTTTTAAACCCGATTGTTGGCCCCGTCGATTTTGCCCCGGGCACGTCAAATACCCTGATGCGTCTTGACGGCTTTGGTGCCATGCAGATGTTGATTTGTTATGAGGTCATTTTTGCTGGCGCGGTGGTTTCGGCGGAAATGCGCCCGGATCTGTTGATCAATATTACTAACGACGCCTGGTTCGGCGTTAGCGCTGGGCCATGGCAGCATCTTGCGCAAGCACAGATGCGTGCGGTGGAAGAAGGATTACCACTTATGCGGGTTGCCAATACCGGCATGAGTGCTGGCTTTGATGCTTATGGCCGGTCTCTTGGCAGGCTAGAGCTGGGGGCATCGGGTGTTCTTGATGTATCGCTGCCTGCCGCCTTGGCGCCGACTATATTTGCGCGATTTGGTAATATGGGGTTTTTTAGCCTCATTTTTCTGATGATTGCAGCGGCTTCATGGCTTGACCTCAATCGCGCCATCAGGCAATGGGTAATCTCGACCAAAAGCAAGGAAACTAACACATGAGCTATATCTTCACATCTGAATCTGTTTCAGAAGGCCATCCTGACAAATTATGCGACCGTGTATCAGATACGGTTCTTGATCTTTTTCTGAAATATGAGCCAGAGGCGCGTGTTGCTTGTGAAACCTTGGCAACAACAAACCGGGTTGTTCTTGCTGGCGAGGTGCGCGCTAGCGAGACAAAGCTGGAACAGATTATGACAGAGATCGAGCCAGCTGTTCGGGCTGCGGTGAAAGATATTGGCTATGAGCAGGGTGCGTTTCATCACGCACATTTTGAGTTCCAGAATTATCTGCATGAACAATCTAGCGATATCGCGATGGGTGTTGATTCTGGTGACAATAAGGATGAAGGCGCCGGCGATCAGGGGCTGATGTTTGGGTATGCTTGTGATGAGACTGATGTGCTGATGCCTGCGGCAATTCATTATTCGCATGAGATTCTAAAAAATCTCGCAACTGTCCGCAAACAAGACGCAAACTCAATTCTTGGCCCGGATTCAAAAAGCCAAATCAGCCTCGTTTATGATGATCAGGGGCGGCCAACTGGTGTGCATAAGGTTGTGCTGTCGACCCAGCATCATGAAAGGGCAACAAAGGCCGATATCCTTGCGCTGGTGACGCCGGTGATCGCCGATGTTTTGCCCGATGGCTGGATGGTTACAGGTGATGATTTGTTGGTTAACCCAACCGGGCAATTTATCATTGGTGGGCCGGATGGCGATACTGGCCTTACGGGCCGGAAAATTATTGTTGATACTTATGGCGGTGCGGCGCCGCATGGCGGTGGGGCGTTCTCTGGCAAGGACCCAACAAAGGTTGACCGGTCGGCAGCCTATGCCAGCCGCTATTTGGCAAAGAATGTTGTCGCGGCCGGTCTGGCGTCACGTTGCACGATCCAGATTGCCTATGCGATCGGCGTTGCCGAGCCGGTTTCACTTTATGCAAACACGCATGGAACAGGCAAAATTGATGACCAAAAGCTGCAAGATGCGTTGCGTGACTGTATGGATCTAACGCCGCGCGGTATTCGTCAGCATCTGGGGATGAACGCGCCGATTTATGCGCCAACTGCGGCCTATGGGCATTTCGGCCGTACTGCAGGCGAGGCTGGTCCGGGCAGCTTTAGCTGGGAAGCCACCGATCTTGTTGACGCATTAAACAGCGCGGTTCGCTAGGCATCCGCTGGACATAGGGCAGATATTTCAATGGCCAAACATGACGCGCTTTCAACGGACGGGGCTCGGTCTGGCTTGCGCTTTTATGGCCGGCGCAAAGGCCGTCCTTTACGGGCGTCGATGAAGCGGCTTCTTGACGAGAAGCTGCCACAATGTGCCTTTGATCTTGCGCGCCCGCTTGAAGACCAGTTTGGCCGGCAGGCGGATCGTTATCTCGAGATCGGTTTTGGCGGCGGCGAGCATCTCGCCGGCCTTGCGACCGCGATGCCTGACTGTGATTTTATCGGTGCTGAACCCTTTATTAATGGGGTTGCTAGCTTGCTTCGCCACCTTGACGAGGGGCAGCTTAGCAATGTCCGTATCTGGCCGGATGATGTGCGGTTGATTCTACCGGCAATGGGGCGGGCTAGCCTTGCTGGTGCGTTTGTCATGTTTCCTGATCCATGGCCAAAAAAGCGCCATGCTGACCGCCGGATTCTGCAACCGGCGCTGCTTGACCAGCTGGCAATGATGATCCGGCCCGGTGGGCGGTTGGTTTTGGCAAGCGATGATCCGACGGCGAAAAGCTGGCTATTGCAGGCGGCGATGGCGCATGATGATTTCATCTGGACGGCGCGGCGTCCGCATGACTGGCGGCACCGCCCACCTGAGCTGCCTGAAACACGCTACATGCGAAAGGCCGATCATGCCGGGCGCAAATCAGCATGGTTCTTGTTCCAGCGGCGTTAGCGCAGCGCGGCTTATCGCTTGCTTTTTTAACACGCTCCCCCTATATTAGGTAGAAATAAAGCTGTCGCAGTCAGACGGTGGGCCACTGGCCCACTTTTTTATTGCCTTTTTTTGGGGGTTTAGGAGGCGTTTTGGTCGAAACCAAGATAAGCCAGATTATAGAAGATGCGGTTACCGAGCTGGGCTTTGGTCTGGTGCGGGTGCAGTTTTCAGGTGGGCAGGCCGGCCGCAATCAATTGCAGATTATGGCTGAACCAAAAGAAGACCGCGAAATGACGGTTGAAGATTGCCAGATGTTAAGCCGCCATATCTCGGCGTTGCTTGATGTGGATGATCCGATTGGCAGTGCCTATGTGTTAGAAGTCAGCTCGCCCGGTATCGACCGGCCGCTGACACGACTTGAAGATTATGACCGGTTCAATGGTGAGCTGGCGAAAATTACCTTGCGGATGATGCTTGATGGGCGTCGCCGTTTTCAGGGGCGGCTTACCGGTTTGTCAGAAGACGGAAAAATCGGGATTGAAACCAGTTTTGGTAGATTTGAATTTGCCTTTGACGAAATTGAAGCGGCGCGCATTGACCCAAGTGAGATTTTTGCGCGACGAAGCCAAGCCTGAAAGCCCCAAAATAACTAGATAAGAAATAGCCAGACGACAATTAGTCAGACGAATATCTGATCTTTAGAACTATATTGCTTCGTGAACACGCCAGTTAAAGATGGCGAAAAGACAAACCAAAGGTGAGACGACTATGAATACATCATCAATCCCCGGCCTCGAGCTTATTCAAGTTGCCGATGTTGTGGCGCGTGAAAAGTCAATTGAACGCGAAGAAGTCATGCTGGCGATGGAAGAAGCCATCCAAAAGGCTGGCCGCGCAAAATACGGGCTGGATCGTGATATCCGGGCGATGATTGATCGCAAAACTGGCGCCATTCTTCTGGAACGCTGGATTGAGGTTGTCGAAGATGTTGAAGATGAATTAACCCAGATGAACGCCGCCGAAGGTGCCAAGCAGAACCCGCCCCTGGCGGTTGGTGAATTCTGGCGGCAGGCGTTGCCGCCAATCGAATTTGGCCGGATTGCAGCACAAACAGCAAAGCAGGTCATTTCGCAAAAAGTGCGTGACGCCGAGCGCGCCCGCCAGTTCGAGGAATATAAAGACCGGATTGGTGAAATTGTCGTTGGTACGGTCAAGCGCGCCGAAAGCTATTCGATCACGGTTGATCTTGGCCGCGCCGAAGCGGTAATCCGCCGCGAAGAGATGATTCCCCGTGAAAACCTGCGTCAGGGCGATCGTGTTCGCGCCTATATCATTGATGTTCGTGAAGAGCCACGCGGCCCGCAGATTTTCCTATCACGCGCTTGTAATGAATTTATGGCGAAACTGTTCACCCAAGAAGTGCCGGAAATCTATGACGGCATTATCGAAATCAAGGGTGTTGCCCGCGAGCCGGGAAGCCGTGCCAAAATTGCGGTTCTGTCGAATGATCCGGGCATTGATCCGGTTGGCGCTTGTGTTGGTATGCGCGGTAGCCGCGTGCAGGCTGTCGTTGGCGAATTGCAGGGCGAAAAAGTTGAGATTATCCCCTATATTGAAGAGCCAGCCTCTTTTGTAGTTAATGCGCTTGCTCCTGCTGAAGTTGCCAAGGTGGTGATGGATGAGGTTGCTGGCCGGATGGAAGTTGTGGTTCCGGATGATCAGTTGAGCCTTGCCATTGGCCGCCGTGGTCAGAATGTGCGTCTGGCCTCGCAATTGTCTGGTTGGTATATCGACGTGCTGACCGAAGCTGAAGAATCAGAACGCCGTCAAGAAGAGTTTAAAACCCGCTCGACACGGTTCATTGATGCGCTGAATATTGATGATGTGATTGCGCATCTGCTGGTTGCAGAGGGATTTGTCTTTCCCGAAGAAATCGCCGAAAGCACGTTGGAAGAGCTTGGTGCCATTCAGGGCTTTGACGAAGATATCGCCGCAGAATTGCAGAATCGTGCCGTCGAATATGTCGAGCGCGAGTCAAACCGTATCAATGTGGCACTTGATGAATTGAAGGTCGCCGATGATCTGCGCGCTTTTGAATATATCAGCCTTGCGATGTTGCTTACCCTTGCTGAAAACGACATTCGCACCCTTGATGATTTGGCCGGTCTCGATAATGAAGAATTGGTTGAGCTTCTTGGTCAGCACGGCCTTAGCGATGATGGCGAAGCCGGTGATATCATCATGGCGGCACGGGCGCATTGGTTTGATGATGAAACCGCCGATAGCACAGACACCGACGATATGTCGGCACCGTCTGACAGCTAGGCCATGAGGGGCTTTCTGTCATGGCTGAGCGCACCTGTATCGCAACTGGGCAAACGCTTCCCCCGCAAAAGCTAATTCGCTTTGTCGCGGCACCGGATGGCTATGCTGTTGCTGATCTTGCGGGGCGTTTGCCTGGCCGTGGTGCTTGGGTGACAGCCGAAGAGGCGGTCATACGGAAAGCTGATAAAAAAGGTCATTTTAAACGTGTTTTGGGTGTGGGGTTGAAATCGGTGGATGCCGATATTAACGTCATTGCACATGGGTTAAGGGCGCGGATTATCGCCACCGCATCAATGGCGCGCCGTGCTGGTGCGCTTCTTGGTGGCGGCGGTAAACTGCTATCGGAAGGCCATTTTGAGGGCTTGCTCGCGGCCATTGATGCGTCTCCGCGTGAGCTTGCCAAAATGAAATCCAAGCTTGAGGTGGACTGGGTCAGCCAATCATTTAGCGCTACCGAGCTGGGTCAGATTTGTGGGCGCGACAGCCTGGCTTTTGTCGGATTGCGCGTAGTGGGCAGCGGTGGTGCCGGAACATTAGTGCGTAAGGTTCATCAAGATATTTTGCGTTTAGAGGGATTTTACACAACAGCGGGTTGTAATGACCTGCCTGACCGGTGTATCACCTAGGCGGAACGGGTTGATCACAGCGTATAAACGCGGCGTGGTCGATGCCAAGAAAGGTTCAAAATGACTGACGATAGCAGTAAACCAAAAAAACTGAGTCTCTCAGGTAGCAAGCTGACGCTTGGCAATATTGATGCCAGCAAGCTACGTGCAGGGTCGACAATTGGTGGTGCGCGCAAAACGGTACAGGTTGAGGTTCGGCGGAAACGTGCCCCGGCAGCCCCACAACGTGGCGGCGCCCCTGTCGTTGAACCAGCGGCGGTTGAACCGGTAAAAACTGAGGCAACGCCGCCAGCAACCCCAGCACCAGCGGCCGATGACCGGTTAACTGCACAAGAGCGTGCTGCCCGCGTTCGCGCCTTGCAAGAAGGGCTGGCAAAGGCCGAAGCCCCAACCAGTGCCCTAGTTGACAGTGCCGCCGATCCCGTTGATGCCCCTGATGAAGCCGCGAATGAGGCGGTTGAAACACCAACTGAAATCGCGCCGCCAGCACCTGTTGCAGAAATTGCCGTGCCGCTTGATCCGATTGCGGCTCGTCGTGCTGCCGAGCTGGCTGAATTGCAGGAAACCGAAGCCGCTGAAGAGCGCCGTCGCAGCGAAGAAAACAAAAAGCATACCGATGCACACGCCGCCCGCCGGCAAAGTGCTGATGACACATCAAAAGATACGGCAGCGGCTAATAAATTTGGGCCGACCCCAACCGAGCTGCAAACGCGTCGCCGCCGCGAAGCCGAAGAAATGGCCCCGCGCCGTCCGGCCCCGCGCCGTGATGCGTCAGGTCGCCGCCAATCTGGTAAAATGACCATCACCCAGGCATTATCGGGTGATGACAGCCGCCGCCAGCGTTCGCTGGCCTCGGTCAAACGCCAGCGTGAGCGTGCTCGCATGCGTGAGGATCAACCGCAGGCAAAGCAACTTCGCGATGTGGTGATCCCCGATAGCATCACCGTTGGTGAGCTGGCTAACCGGATGGCCGAGCGTACCGCCGATGTGGTCAAAGAGCTCATGAAGCTAAACATCATGGCAACCGCCACCCAGACAATTGATGGCGAAACCGCCGAGTTGGTCGCGGGTGAATTTGGTCACCGGATTCAACGTGTGTCTGAGTCAGATATTGAAATCGGTCTTGGCGGTGATGATGATGCGCAAGAAAGCCTACAGCCTCGCCCGCCTGTCGTTACCATCATGGGCCATGTTGACCATGGTAAAACCAGCCTTCTTGACGCGATCCGTCGTACCGATGTTGCGGCTGGCGAGTCTGGCGGTATTACCCAGCATATTGGTGCCTATCAGATTAAGACTGCGGCTGATAATGTTATCACTTTTATTGATACGCCTGGCCATGAGGCTTTTACCGAAATGCGGTCTCGTGGGGCCAATATCACTGATATTGTGGTCTTGGTCGTCGCTGCGGACGACTCGGTTATGATGCAAACCATCGAAGCTATCAATCACGCCAAGGCAGCTGGCTGTCCGACGATTGTGGCGGTCAATAAATGCGACAAGCCTGCCGCAGACCCGGCGCGCGTCCGCAGTGATTTGTTGCAGCATGAAATCATCACTGAAGATTTTGGCGGTGATGTGCTTTGTGTTGATGTTTCGGCGCATACCGGAATGGGCCTTGATAAGCTGGAAGAAGCCATCATGTTGCAGGCTGAGCTTCTCGAGCTGAAAGCCAACCCTGATCGTCCGGCTGAGGGTGTTGTTGTCGAGTCGAAAGTCGAGCGCGGTAAGGGATCGGTTGCAACATTGCTGGTTCAACGCGGTACCCTGAAGCAAGGCGATATATTTGTCATGGGTGCCGAAAGCGGCCGTGTTCGTGCGTTGCTTGATGATCGCGGCAGAAAATTGGAATTCGCTGGGCCGGGCCAGCCAGTTGAGATCTTGGGGCTTAATGGCACGCCAATGGCCGGTGATAATTGCGTTGTTGTTGAAAGCGAAGCGCGTGCGCGTGAAATTGCCGAATACCGGACGCGCCGCAACCGTGACCATGAGGCCGCCCGCGGTGCGCGTGGATCGGTTGAACAGATGCTGTCGGCAATTGCTGCTGGTGAGGCTGAAGAGCTGCCGGTAGTGATCAAGACTGATGTTCACGGCTCGCTTGAGGCAATCCGTGTGGCGCTTGAAAAGCTTGGAACCGAACAGGTAAAGGTGCGGTTGCTATCGGCCGGTGTTGGCGCGCTTAGTGAGTCAGACATTAGCCTTGCGGCGGCGTCGAATGCGATTGTTGTTGGCTTTAACGTGCGGGCAATCCCGCAAGCGCGTGATCTGGCCAAGCGTGATGGTGTTGAAATACGCTATCACTCGATCATCTATGAACTTATCGACGAAGTGAAAGCGGCGATGGGCGGTCTTTTGAGCCCGGACACGCAGGAAGACTTCATTGGATATGCCGAAATTCGTCAGGTCTTTGGCGTGTCGAAAATTGGCAAAATTGCCGGTTGTCTGGTAACCGAAGGCGTCATCAAGCGTGGCTGCAAAGTGCGCTTGCTGCGTGATAATGTGGTCATCCATGAAGGATCGCTCAAAACCCTCAAGCGCTTTAAGGACGAGGTCAAAGAAGTGCGCGAAGGCTTTGAATGCG
Proteins encoded in this region:
- the infB gene encoding translation initiation factor IF-2, which produces MTDDSSKPKKLSLSGSKLTLGNIDASKLRAGSTIGGARKTVQVEVRRKRAPAAPQRGGAPVVEPAAVEPVKTEATPPATPAPAADDRLTAQERAARVRALQEGLAKAEAPTSALVDSAADPVDAPDEAANEAVETPTEIAPPAPVAEIAVPLDPIAARRAAELAELQETEAAEERRRSEENKKHTDAHAARRQSADDTSKDTAAANKFGPTPTELQTRRRREAEEMAPRRPAPRRDASGRRQSGKMTITQALSGDDSRRQRSLASVKRQRERARMREDQPQAKQLRDVVIPDSITVGELANRMAERTADVVKELMKLNIMATATQTIDGETAELVAGEFGHRIQRVSESDIEIGLGGDDDAQESLQPRPPVVTIMGHVDHGKTSLLDAIRRTDVAAGESGGITQHIGAYQIKTAADNVITFIDTPGHEAFTEMRSRGANITDIVVLVVAADDSVMMQTIEAINHAKAAGCPTIVAVNKCDKPAADPARVRSDLLQHEIITEDFGGDVLCVDVSAHTGMGLDKLEEAIMLQAELLELKANPDRPAEGVVVESKVERGKGSVATLLVQRGTLKQGDIFVMGAESGRVRALLDDRGRKLEFAGPGQPVEILGLNGTPMAGDNCVVVESEARAREIAEYRTRRNRDHEAARGARGSVEQMLSAIAAGEAEELPVVIKTDVHGSLEAIRVALEKLGTEQVKVRLLSAGVGALSESDISLAAASNAIVVGFNVRAIPQARDLAKRDGVEIRYHSIIYELIDEVKAAMGGLLSPDTQEDFIGYAEIRQVFGVSKIGKIAGCLVTEGVIKRGCKVRLLRDNVVIHEGSLKTLKRFKDEVKEVREGFECGMGFENYSDIQEGDMIECFELREVARTLG